A region from the Hydra vulgaris chromosome 10, alternate assembly HydraT2T_AEP genome encodes:
- the LOC101239258 gene encoding sarcoplasmic reticulum histidine-rich calcium-binding protein isoform X5, producing the protein MMIKPFSGSIVGDIKHKWRDEDKEEEGKKVKSDDEEKSTHSKGKKSKKEKDEAEEKDDNEEKTEHNEHKDVHEEHEEEHRSFHKPDDDAESFHKSHDDSEPFHKSHENHEPFHKSHDDHEPFHNSHEDHELFHKSHEDHEPFHKSHEDHESFHKPHEDPESFHKSHDYPEPFHKSHEDHEHFHKSHEDYEPYHKSHEDDEHFHKSHDEQFPNSNEGHESSHKSHEPIHHNGHEVNKKDEDEEILHDMDKDRNFDDGNLVHEKLKEEDKKLEEEDKEEFNHHGGGFEEDEEDDGFGKDHYDDLHQQDLDKDMDFPREDDEYRRHHKRNHENLKNHHNEYENHHLPHFNENHNLPHFSENHNLPHFNENVKNLLAPKDVNYLSHGAEPLFSSPNNEEKVSMEGINKDMEYNNRFEGDNQNIYNPIQSFVEKSHKAHEVDNDYLNNPGESIGRRIEREEAISGQFTRKYDVQKSKVESAKKDPYSSIEDLKVDDDEGPDDAPSKNKKHSPGELAWNKDMPYKDLKNKNQAHRRHHFHEFSEFSRFPKFGELGRGGSKKHHNRRKGNEREKISNHPDEYDSHGHIKGEIRNYDDEYDSPDEEENHSHKKESHYKAIEHPHDGIEKFGKDDEEVIINDRTHQGDINEVEIVKQLTDPKAALTHGVRSHRQSFDKSNIGALHEPKEYGVKTSHGLLGNSEKDGGGEFYESNPNVYPHEFNSYNRPYSNQNIQIGQYGKRRLVKYDPFDTIVGGGFNGETTFKSFDQAEDIFKKMRNVVKETSLAPNEIKEHADHFIKAKRTSIGIQKHGKRNTLKKIESRLKKIQEKIFSKSAFQKQMKKSQS; encoded by the exons gtaaaggaaaaaagagtaaaaaggAAAAAGATGAAGCTGAAGAAAAAGAtgataatgaagaaaaaactgAACACAACGAACACAAAGATGTTCATGAAGAACATGAAGAGGAGCATAGATCTTTTCACAAACCAGATGATGACGCTGAATCTTTTCACAAGTCCCATGATGATTCTGAACCATTTCACAAATCTCATGAAAATCATGAACCATTTCACAAATCCCATGATGACCACGAACCGTTTCACAATTCTCATGAAGACCATGAACTATTCCACAAATCACATGAAGATCATGAACCATTTCATAAATCACATGAGGATCATGAATCGTTTCATAAACCACATGAAGATCCTGAATCATTTCACAAATCACATGATTATCCTGAACCATTTCACAAATCACATGAGGATCATGAACATTTTCACAAATCACATGAAGATTATGAACCTTATCACAAATCACATGAAGATGATGAACATTTTCACAAATCACATGATGAACAATTTCCTAATTCAAATGAAGGACATGAATCCTCCCACAAATCTCATGAACCTATTCATCATAATGGTCATGAAgtcaataaaaaagatgaagatgaaGAGATACTGCATGATATGGATAAAGACCGTAATTTCGATGATGGAAACCTTGTACATGAAAAACTCaaagaagaagataaaaaacttgaagaagAAGATAAAGAGGAGTTTAACCATCATGGAGGAGGTTTTGAGgaagatgaagaagatgatGGGTTTGGAAAGGATCATTATGATGACTTGCATCAACAAGATTTAGATAAAGACATGGATTTTCCTAGAGAGGATGATGAGTACAGAAGACATCATAAAAGAAATCATGAAAACCTAAAAAATCATCATAATGAATATGAAAACCACCATCTACCTCATTTTAATGAAAACCACAATCTACCTCATTTTAGTGAAAACCACAATCTACctcattttaatgaaaatgttaaaaaccttCTTGCTCCCAAAgatgttaattatttaagtcATGGAGCCGAACCACTTTTTTCTTCACctaataatgaagaaaaagttAGCATGGAAGGAATCAATAAAGATATGGAGTATAACAATAGGTTTGAGGGagataatcaaaatatttacaatccTATACAATCATTTGTTGAAAAATCTCACAAAGCCCATGAAGTAGATAATGATTACTTGAACAACCCAGGGGAAAGCATTGGACGAAGGATTGAGCGCGAAGAAGCAATAAGTGGTCAGTTTACTAGAAAATATGATGTTCAGAAAAGTAAAGTTGAATCAGCAAAAAAG gATCCTTACAGTagtattgaagatttaaaagttGATGACGATGAAGGCCCAGATGATGCTcctagtaaaaataaaaaacattctcCAG GTGAACTAGCATGGAATAAAGATATGccatataaagatttaaaaaataaaaatcaagctCATCGTCGGCATCATTTTCATGAATTTTCAGAGTTTAGTAGATTTCCAAAGTTTGGTGAATTAGGAAGAGGTGGGAGCAAAAAACATCACAACCGTCGCAAAGGAAATGAGAGAGAAAAGATTTCCAATCATCCAGATGAATATGACTCACATGGGCAT ATAAAAGGTGAAATACGTAATTATGATGATGAATATGATTCGCCAGATGAGGAAGAAAATCATTCTCATAAAAAGGAGAGTCACTATAAAG ctATTGAACACCCACATGATGGTATTGAGAAGTTTGGAAAAGATGATGAAGAGGTAATTATCAATGATAGAACTCATCAAG gTGACATAAATGAAGTTGAAATTGTGAAACAGCTAACTGACCCTAAAGCAGCTTTAACTCATGGTGTGAGAAGTCACCGTCAAAGTTTTGATAAGTCTAACATAGGTGCGCTTCATGAGCCAAAAGAATACGGTGTAAAAACAA GTCATGGTTTACTTGGAAACAGTGAAAAAGACGGAGGGGGTGAGTTTTACGAAAGCAATCCAAATGTATATCCACATGAGTTTAATAGCTATAATCGTCCATATTCAAATCAAAACATTCAAATTGGTCAATATGGAAAAAGGAGATTAGTTAAATACGATCCGTTTGATACAATAGTTGGGGGCGGGTTTAATGGAGAAACAACATTCAAATCATTCGATCAGGCAgaggatatttttaaaaaaatgcgaaATGTTGTCAAAGAAACCTCTTTAGCTCCCAACGAAATTAAAGAGCATGCAgatcattttataaaagcaaaacgAACCTCTATAGGGATTCAAAAACATGGAAAGCgcaacactttaaaaaaaatagaatcgCGATTAAAAAAGAtccaagaaaaaatattttcaaagtctgcttttcaaaaacaaatgaaaaaaagtcaaagttaa
- the LOC101239258 gene encoding sarcoplasmic reticulum histidine-rich calcium-binding protein isoform X6 — translation MYPIIFFLCKGKKSKKEKDEAEEKDDNEEKTEHNEHKDVHEEHEEEHRSFHKPDDDAESFHKSHDDSEPFHKSHENHEPFHKSHDDHEPFHNSHEDHELFHKSHEDHEPFHKSHEDHESFHKPHEDPESFHKSHDYPEPFHKSHEDHEHFHKSHEDYEPYHKSHEDDEHFHKSHDEQFPNSNEGHESSHKSHEPIHHNGHEVNKKDEDEEILHDMDKDRNFDDGNLVHEKLKEEDKKLEEEDKEEFNHHGGGFEEDEEDDGFGKDHYDDLHQQDLDKDMDFPREDDEYRRHHKRNHENLKNHHNEYENHHLPHFNENHNLPHFSENHNLPHFNENVKNLLAPKDVNYLSHGAEPLFSSPNNEEKVSMEGINKDMEYNNRFEGDNQNIYNPIQSFVEKSHKAHEVDNDYLNNPGESIGRRIEREEAISGQFTRKYDVQKSKVESAKKDPYSSIEDLKVDDDEGPDDAPSKNKKHSPGELAWNKDMPYKDLKNKNQAHRRHHFHEFSEFSRFPKFGELGRGGSKKHHNRRKGNEREKISNHPDEYDSHGHIKGEIRNYDDEYDSPDEEENHSHKKESHYKAIEHPHDGIEKFGKDDEEVIINDRTHQGDINEVEIVKQLTDPKAALTHGVRSHRQSFDKSNIGALHEPKEYGVKTSHGLLGNSEKDGGGEFYESNPNVYPHEFNSYNRPYSNQNIQIGQYGKRRLVKYDPFDTIVGGGFNGETTFKSFDQAEDIFKKMRNVVKETSLAPNEIKEHADHFIKAKRTSIGIQKHGKRNTLKKIESRLKKIQEKIFSKSAFQKQMKKSQS, via the exons gtaaaggaaaaaagagtaaaaaggAAAAAGATGAAGCTGAAGAAAAAGAtgataatgaagaaaaaactgAACACAACGAACACAAAGATGTTCATGAAGAACATGAAGAGGAGCATAGATCTTTTCACAAACCAGATGATGACGCTGAATCTTTTCACAAGTCCCATGATGATTCTGAACCATTTCACAAATCTCATGAAAATCATGAACCATTTCACAAATCCCATGATGACCACGAACCGTTTCACAATTCTCATGAAGACCATGAACTATTCCACAAATCACATGAAGATCATGAACCATTTCATAAATCACATGAGGATCATGAATCGTTTCATAAACCACATGAAGATCCTGAATCATTTCACAAATCACATGATTATCCTGAACCATTTCACAAATCACATGAGGATCATGAACATTTTCACAAATCACATGAAGATTATGAACCTTATCACAAATCACATGAAGATGATGAACATTTTCACAAATCACATGATGAACAATTTCCTAATTCAAATGAAGGACATGAATCCTCCCACAAATCTCATGAACCTATTCATCATAATGGTCATGAAgtcaataaaaaagatgaagatgaaGAGATACTGCATGATATGGATAAAGACCGTAATTTCGATGATGGAAACCTTGTACATGAAAAACTCaaagaagaagataaaaaacttgaagaagAAGATAAAGAGGAGTTTAACCATCATGGAGGAGGTTTTGAGgaagatgaagaagatgatGGGTTTGGAAAGGATCATTATGATGACTTGCATCAACAAGATTTAGATAAAGACATGGATTTTCCTAGAGAGGATGATGAGTACAGAAGACATCATAAAAGAAATCATGAAAACCTAAAAAATCATCATAATGAATATGAAAACCACCATCTACCTCATTTTAATGAAAACCACAATCTACCTCATTTTAGTGAAAACCACAATCTACctcattttaatgaaaatgttaaaaaccttCTTGCTCCCAAAgatgttaattatttaagtcATGGAGCCGAACCACTTTTTTCTTCACctaataatgaagaaaaagttAGCATGGAAGGAATCAATAAAGATATGGAGTATAACAATAGGTTTGAGGGagataatcaaaatatttacaatccTATACAATCATTTGTTGAAAAATCTCACAAAGCCCATGAAGTAGATAATGATTACTTGAACAACCCAGGGGAAAGCATTGGACGAAGGATTGAGCGCGAAGAAGCAATAAGTGGTCAGTTTACTAGAAAATATGATGTTCAGAAAAGTAAAGTTGAATCAGCAAAAAAG gATCCTTACAGTagtattgaagatttaaaagttGATGACGATGAAGGCCCAGATGATGCTcctagtaaaaataaaaaacattctcCAG GTGAACTAGCATGGAATAAAGATATGccatataaagatttaaaaaataaaaatcaagctCATCGTCGGCATCATTTTCATGAATTTTCAGAGTTTAGTAGATTTCCAAAGTTTGGTGAATTAGGAAGAGGTGGGAGCAAAAAACATCACAACCGTCGCAAAGGAAATGAGAGAGAAAAGATTTCCAATCATCCAGATGAATATGACTCACATGGGCAT ATAAAAGGTGAAATACGTAATTATGATGATGAATATGATTCGCCAGATGAGGAAGAAAATCATTCTCATAAAAAGGAGAGTCACTATAAAG ctATTGAACACCCACATGATGGTATTGAGAAGTTTGGAAAAGATGATGAAGAGGTAATTATCAATGATAGAACTCATCAAG gTGACATAAATGAAGTTGAAATTGTGAAACAGCTAACTGACCCTAAAGCAGCTTTAACTCATGGTGTGAGAAGTCACCGTCAAAGTTTTGATAAGTCTAACATAGGTGCGCTTCATGAGCCAAAAGAATACGGTGTAAAAACAA GTCATGGTTTACTTGGAAACAGTGAAAAAGACGGAGGGGGTGAGTTTTACGAAAGCAATCCAAATGTATATCCACATGAGTTTAATAGCTATAATCGTCCATATTCAAATCAAAACATTCAAATTGGTCAATATGGAAAAAGGAGATTAGTTAAATACGATCCGTTTGATACAATAGTTGGGGGCGGGTTTAATGGAGAAACAACATTCAAATCATTCGATCAGGCAgaggatatttttaaaaaaatgcgaaATGTTGTCAAAGAAACCTCTTTAGCTCCCAACGAAATTAAAGAGCATGCAgatcattttataaaagcaaaacgAACCTCTATAGGGATTCAAAAACATGGAAAGCgcaacactttaaaaaaaatagaatcgCGATTAAAAAAGAtccaagaaaaaatattttcaaagtctgcttttcaaaaacaaatgaaaaaaagtcaaagttaa